gccaccaccacttgCGCATCATCAACCTCCAATTTTGGGAGGTGCACTACATCCTCGATTTTTACCACCATCTCCTCATTATGGGAATCGTTATCCACCTCCTGGTGGTCCACCAATGTTTGACAGTCCACCTATGAGTCTTCATCATCCGCCACCAGTTCAAGGACCACGATTCAATAATGGACCGCGTGGACCGTTTccaccaatcaatcatcattatccacaTCATAGaggaccaccaccaccttcGAATTTCTGTTCTGGTCCACCGATTCCTCCACCGCGAATGCCTCCAATGCATCAAGGACCTCGAGAATTCTGGCATCCAGCCGATGGACCGATGATGCCTCCATATCCATCGAACAATAATCAACGGCATCGAAATTTtagaaacaataataattctagGTTTCAGCAAAGAAATCAGAATAtccaacaatcaaaaaataatcgaaatcataatcagaataacaacaacaacaataataataatacgaataataatggttaTGATGTGGCATCACAATTGACagcaaaaattgaaaaaattgatacgataattgatcaatcCAATATCGAACCAACGAAGACAACGGATTCGGATTCTAATACTGTGATTGAATCCTCATCGACCGCGATCGAATCATCGTAATATTCATTGTGATAATCgtaatttatttcatttcgacGCAAGTATGTCTTTGATATCTGATAATCAATACGTGTAtctaattttgattcaagcagtttttcgtttctatttatgatttatttttatttcattatcagCAATTTTATTGCATCTTGCATTTTTCCCAAAAATACGCATACACTAAtgactatcatcatcatcatcatcttcttcatttttggCCATATTCAGCATGACAGAATCGGTTCTAATCATTTACATCTACTTTAAACTTGCCATTATCAACAAagttattgaatttttttttcattacgaCATATTGGtcataattaattttttcaatttttctcatcgttgggaattattttattgattgattgaaacaactaaaaaaaaaaaaaaaaataatttcaatatatcgTTTTTATCTATTCAATTGtaatcgattttattttcaatttagcatttttattcatatttgatAATCGTAGATAAATAgcttttgcttttttttaatgtttgcattgatcattattttatcattattatataatattgatgatactTAACAATGATAAGTATTTGTCCAAATGAACAAGTATCATGGTTATTGGATAATATGAATTTAACTAATTTTATTATGCACTATTATTCAACttgattaaattattatattcaaataaacaaaacaaaaaaaaatcaaattccaaaatcaaattatattgaatgtaaaaatttcatttaattcgtaaaattcaaataaacaatgGACGTTGTGTTGCAAGTTTGAAAAGCAAGGCTGGAAAAACAATCCATAAAGCTGTGGCTATTCCCAAAATCCAATCTAATATGGCATTTATGATACGGAAACTTAGACTTTTAGTTTTATCATATAATGCTTCGATGCCTCGTTTAGAAACAATTTCTCTCACCACTGTTGGTGAAGCTGTTTTCAAATCATATGCCAATCCAATAGCAGCACATAAGCGAATAAATGATGTTGTAGGATTGAACATTTCCCACTGTGGTCGATCATTGATGCGATAATCATAAGGgaaaacatgatgataattatgtaGACCTTCGCCTAATGTAAGATAATTGACAAAACGATGATCAGTTGGTCGTATACGGAAATCGTATGGTCGGTATCCAAAATGATGAGCCAAAGAATTAACAGCGAATAAATGATGTAACACTACGAATGTGCGAAGAATGACACAGATGGAAAAAGATAACCAAGGATCTTCATTCCAAAGAATAATCGGAATAACTGTTGGAATGATCATACCAAACAAGATGAAGATTGGAATATAAAATTTGTGTTGCAAAAAGACCAATTTGTCTTCATAGAGATCGGAAAAATCTAGTTTTTGACCGGCTTGCTTGACTGATTCGGTTTTCTTTACTAACCACCAACCAATatgagaataaaataaaccaCGAGTTGGATTCTTTGGGTCGCCATCGGTATCCGAATATTTATGATGTGTTCGATGATCACGAGCATAAGAAAGAGCACTGCCATTCATTGTGATTGCTTGAAATATGAGAATCCATAACTTCAATGGCCAACTAACTTTGAAGGCTCGATGAGCCAAAAGACGATGAGCTCCTACCGCTGCCGCAATTCCAGAATTGGCGCCAAGGATAATTGCCAACAATATCGTTTTTAAATGTGCTGGATTAATACAAACATGCACATATGAAATGACGACAGCAATATGCCATAAggacatgatgattatattggaCCATTTAAGTGGTCGTTTCCAAGCCGATTGCTCCACTTTGAATCGAGGATCATCAACACcataaattgtttcaattttttttatatcatcaCCTTGGCAAACAATGGATGATTCTTTAACAGAGTGATTCTCAATAACCATTTTCGTTTTAAAGAAATCGAATAGTAGCGATGTTTGTTTAATAATGGAGAATTTGTAATTGATGGctggtttttattattcttatttAACATTCATTGTACATGTACAAATGTTAGCAGGTCGACTTTCGAAGATTCTTCTGGGATTCGATTGTTCGTAAGTAGAGAGCTAAATGTAATTTGTCTCTCATTTGACTATATATCTttatacattttttattttttttattttttaaagttaacttcattcattattcattgggTAGATTTACCTTATGTAAAGGatattttataaaaaaaaccattatcGATTAATGCTTAACTAAAAGAGTTATacttgaattttgatttttcacgtgaaaaaataatgttgcgtgtgaatgatgaaattaaataaCGAAAATCTCCTTACaatatatttgttgtttttcaaataaatttcttGATAATTGTTGGCATCTTGATTAATCATGTGGTTGTGGATAAACCTGTCATCAAATCTAATCGTTTGTGGTGACGTGGTaacgtttttattttattatttcttttAGTGAAAATACAATGCattcaaatttcttttttgttaaaCAACTTCACACTTCAAACAATGTAGAATGTGATAGGaaaccatcattattttatgcGAATAGGAAATGTCAATATTCTATTCAAATATAGATAACGCGTTGTGTTGctaatttgaaaaacaatgcTGGATAAATAAGCCATAGAGCGGTTGATATTCCGAATATCCAATCGAATATAGCATTCATGACACGGAATTTCAAACTTCGAATTGGATCATACAATGCTCGAACACCTCTTCGGCTAACAACTCCTTTCACTACTGCAGGTGAAgcaatttttaaatcatatGCCAACCCCAAAAGAGCACAAGTATGAATGAAAGTTCCGGGAGGATTGAACAATTCCCATTGTGGACGATCGTTGATGCGATAATCGAATGGAaacacatgatgataattatgtaGACCTTCTCCGAAAGAAATATAATTAACAAAACGATGATCAGCTGGCAGTATTCGGAAATCGTATGGTCTATAGCCAAAATAATGAGCAAGTGAATTTACCGTAAACAGATGATGCAACACTACGAATATACGAAGAATAacacaaatggaaaaagatgACCAAGGATCTTCATTCCAAAGAATAACCGGAATAACGGTTGGAATGATCATACCAAACAAGATGAAAATTGGAATATAAAATTTGTGTTGCAAAAAGACCAATTTGTCTTCATAGAGATCGGAAAAATCTAGTTTTCGGCCGGCTTGCTTGACTGATTCGGTTTTCTTTACTAACCACCAACCAATATGAGAATAAAATAGACCACGCGTTGGATTCTTTGGATCGCCATCAGTATCTGAATATTTATGATGTGTTCGATGATCGCGAGCGTAAGTCAAAGCACTTCCATTCATTGTGATTGCTTGGAATATAAGAAGCCATAGTTTTAGTGGCCATTTAGCTTTGAATGTTCGATGTGACCATAAGCGATGAGATCCGGCAGATGTGGCAATACCAGACATGGCACCAATAACAATTGAAAACACTGCTGTTTCAATATGGACAAGAGAGATGCAAACGTCTAcataacaaacaatgaaGACAATATGCAAGATAGACAGAATAATTATATTGGACCATTTTAATGGACGTTTCCAGGCCGATTGCTCCACTTTGAATCGAGGATCATCAACACcataaattgttttcaatttttcaatatctaCAGATTCTGGGCATCCAATGAAAATACTagtattttgattttcatcttttacAGAATTCATGATGTAGAATATATTTACAAATAGGGAAAGAGTTGAGTTCAAGTTGAGTGATGGCTGAagtttaaaataaaatttcttaTATTTTATTGGAGATAAATGCTGAATATTAAACAAGGGATAAGTTTTTACACGAAAATTGATATGATGAAAGTGGACAAATTTATGTTCTATCatgttgaaaaatcaaaaattgaaattaaaatcataaGTAATCAAATCATATCATGTACACTTCTTGACCAAAACAAGACAACTTCTACTGTACAAAACCCTCTGAAACGGAAACAAAATCTCTACTATGACCTATGTGTAtagtgatgattgatttatcatttgaattttgatggattattatttttatccaaCCCCCattttaaaaacaataaaagaTCATTTCTTTCAGGTCAAGGTCCAAGGTTTGATCATGTCATTTTTAAAAAGTGTAACATTAtcatattcaaacaaaacaaaacaatcctGGAAAGTTGTAGGAAAAAATTAGACCCTTGTTATTTAggtattattgttgttgttttatcaaaaaaaaaaaaaaaaaaaattatcatcatattgaatgatatatggaatgaaaaaaaacatttgcatataacaaaaaaaatatatatatttcgTGATATATATTTGTCttaatttgttcaatttttcagTTGACAATTTCAACATCTCTTTTTTACTTGTCCTCTTGAATAAAAGTGAGCCTATGTGAACATTATCGCCACCAACACTATATTATTCCCAGATGTGTTTATATATTGTGCTATATTATATTACACAaccataaataaatattaccTTCGAAAAAATGCatcaactaaaaaaaaaaattcaaaattgaaatggctatttttttttgatctaaCATCATATCATTCTGCGCATGTGTTTatttaatcaacaaaaaaaaaattaaaaaaaaagcgaCAGCACTGTTCTTGTGTTAGCGGTATATACACCGCTAATGCAGTGGTAGTGGTGTGATTGTCATCCAagtatcatttttattttgctgcTATCACACATCACTGGATAATACTTTTCCTTTTTGGTTCACCGTTCATgtatattttcaacaatgagCTCATCAATAAAGCCCAACAAATTTtgcacacacaaaaaaaaaaatgatatgcTTTACTTTTTGGCTGCTGCCTTGAAATAGGTTCCATTGTGTGTTTTTATATGCAATATAAATTGTCTTATAAGCGaaaggaaaacaaaatagtGACGATCAACTTTGTTGccatgaaataaaaattgagtCCAGATTCTTTTATCGTAATTCTAATTTATATTACTATcgaataatcaaacaacatttcatttgtccATACCGATCAGCACTATTCTCTTTTATGTGTTTTATTAATATTGGCTGCATCGAACGGTTGTTTTGGCGCCTGATGAtccattattgttttgtcgTACAatctatatttattattctgtaGAATTAGAATCCACCATCGAGATTTATTCTCCATCTATAAAACTCATCGTtatttaataattgaatttttatcatcattgttgttgctgttttttcttgttttgtcaaatcaatataatcatcaaatgtaagtgtcaaaaattttctttttttttgttgaaaataatatcTATATATGTAccatatataaaatgatatAAAACTTGCTTTTTCTCTACTTATTAtctttcatatttttatctCTTCTATTTaaagatcttttttttcggatgtGTTTGCAACTTTATCATTGCTAATTTTACCGTTTGATATGTtaacattttgaatttttaattaaatggcaatcaatgtttaaattataaaaaacaatcaacaaattttccATCGTGgtccaaatatttttttttcaaggtTCGAATCATTTTACTTTATTTAAATctaattttttaatattatttcaatttaagattttacattttttttcaattagtAGATAacattccaatttttttacattagCTTATTTTGCATAaacatttctctctctctctcgattgtttataattatcatcagccACCAAATATGGAAACATCACCCGCACCCCAAGCATCAGCTTCATTGCGTAACAGTCCACCCCCACCAATGTCCGTTTCTCCAAGTGgccaatcatcaacatcatccaaTATGAATTCATCTGCTATTGGTGGTCTAGCTCCTCCACcctcatcgtcatcatcatcatcaactggtcaatcatcatcaaatagtGGTGCAGTAGCTGAACCATCACCAGGTGGAAAAAATTCGGTCACTGAAACCGTACGTGGACAAATATTTGAAGTTGGACCACGTTATACTTCGCTTGAATATATTGGTGAAGGTGCTTATGGCATGGTTGTGTAAgttttattcttattttttttgccatccaTAATGTACGCTTATATGAAACGTCAATCTTTCTTTCTGAATGCTTCGAAAATCGAAGTTTAGAAATTtccaatttattttgattaacGAAAGCGCTACATGTTGAAAAGAATAATTAACATTCAGTAATAATGCTGAATGAAAAGGCATTTTCCTTGCGTATGCAATTAATTATAATCTATGATagaatcaacatcataattCTCTTCTTTCatatataattcattttatttataagctagttgtatttgtttttgggtgcaaaagtttttgattttctctaaaaaaaaattaaattctcaGCTTAAATAACGGTCCAAATATCCGAATCATTCAAAAGTTGAAATCCTTTCCACGTCAGTTTcagttttcattcaatttaatgagttttttttaatttgtttttcgtttcattgtAAACTTATTAGATATATCATGTCCGATCAATTGCCAAATTTGTCTCCTTGTTGTTtgtctttcattcatttagaaTGGTTTCTTATAGAAAGAATTTAGTATTCGGAAAAAGgtctcattttttcaatttagaaAAATTACTGTATATACTTTACAATACAAAGTCTAGCTTTCAATTCTCATTTTGACGATAAgagatgattcaattttttgtaaacaatcattaaatgaatgtattgaaaattcgtattatcaataattcaCCTGATATTttcgcaacaacaacaattcatccattttgaACAAATCGGCCAATTTTTTCGTGCCTAACAGTTGAAAGAAATGGTTTCAGCACTTTGGGTTGTTACACATCATATACTTcctctatattttttttaatgctAACCGTTCTTGTATAGCGAGAGAACGGAACGTTTAGCCTTGAAAATGATCTAGACTCAAAGTTGATTGTTAGACATATATAAATCCACACATGCACGAGAGCTAGTTCATGGACATGAATATGGGTTTTGTTAGTTTTGAGATGACAATCTAACATTGATGTTTGCGTCAactcaaatgatgaaaataataataggtTTCTTCAATTCTTCATTGCTAAGTGATTAACTAAAAGATTTCagattcgaatcgaattttcttttgatttcaaaagaATACAGAAGTACAAAATTAGATTCTGTTTTAGCCTAAAATTGTTATAACAATAATTGGAATCATattataaatcatttttttttcattatttcaaattctttatccttgttttttaataatgatgttgaatttATGTTgagatcatcaaaaaaaaagaaaagaaaaaaaattaagataTGCTGAATTTAGATTCTGGAAACAAAACTTTATGCACtgcaatcaattttttaagaATCTATTTGGTATTGAgtttattgattaatgttctattttttttacagatcTGCCTATGATAACAACACTAGAAAAAAGGTGGCTATCAAAAAGATTAGTCCATTCGAACATCAAACCTATTGTCAACGTACATTAAGagagataaaaattttgacacgttttaaacatgaaaatgcaagtttttattttaataatattggaaaatctttatttattgaattataattatttatttaaatataTAGATAATTGACATTCGGGATATAATCTGTGCATCTAGCATACAACGAATGAAAGATGTTTACATCGTACAATGTTTAATGGAAACtgatttatataaattattgaaaacacAACCATTGAGTAATGATCATGTATGCTATTTCCTGTATCAAATTCTTCGTGGTCTCAAATATATCCATTCGGCTAATGTTTTACATCGAGACCTTAAGCCAtcgaatttgttgttggataCTACTTGTGACCTGAAAATCTGCGATTTCGGTTTAGCTCGTGTTGCCGATCCAGTTCAGGATCATACAGGCTTATTAACCGAATATGTTGCCACACGATGGTATCGAGCACCAGAAATCATGCTTAATAGCAAAGGCTATACCAAGTCAAGTATGATTCATTtactgttttatttttttctctaataCTTTTTAATTTAGTCGATATTTGGTCAGTTGGTTGCATACTGGCGGAGATGATCTCAAATCGACCATTGTTTCCGGGAAAACATTGTAtgtaatttattcaatttaattattcatattaatattattatattatatggtttaaattgtcaattagatttggatcaattgaatcatatCTTGAACATTTTGGGTTCACCAAGTCAAGAAGATTTGAATTGCATTATCAATCCAAAGGCACGACAATATTTGCAAACTTTACAACAGAAGCCAAAAATACCATGGACTCGTTTATTTCCGGATGCCGATGCCAATGCATTGGATTTATTGGATAAAATGTTGACATTCAATCCCAACAAACGAATCACGGTTGAAGACGCATTGGCACATTCATATTTCAGTCAATATTATGATCCCAGCGATGAAGTAGTAATTTCTAATATAATCCTTGTTCATtcttttgacattttttcccatttttaGCCTGTTGCTGAGGAACCATTCAATCTCGATATGGAATATGATGATCTCCCACGAGAGAGGTTGAAAGAATTGGTTTGGGAAGAGGCAACCAATTTTCATCGCCGTCAATGCACTATGATGCAAAGAGAGCagtgaatatgaatgaaaaatgacaatgattcaTGAATATGACAAGTGATTCTTAACTAAGCTACCTTTATAAATATTGTAACTTGTCTCCTATATTTTGATATTacttgaaattgaaatctgAATCAC
This is a stretch of genomic DNA from Dermatophagoides farinae isolate YC_2012a chromosome 2, ASM2471394v1, whole genome shotgun sequence. It encodes these proteins:
- the LOC124499974 gene encoding acyl-CoA Delta(11) desaturase encodes the protein MVIENHSVKESSIVCQGDDIKKIETIYGVDDPRFKVEQSAWKRPLKWSNIIIMSLWHIAVVISYVHVCINPAHLKTILLAIILGANSGIAAAVGAHRLLAHRAFKVSWPLKLWILIFQAITMNGSALSYARDHRTHHKYSDTDGDPKNPTRGLFYSHIGWWLVKKTESVKQAGQKLDFSDLYEDKLVFLQHKFYIPIFILFGMIIPTVIPIILWNEDPWLSFSICVILRTFVVLHHLFAVNSLAHHFGYRPYDFRIRPTDHRFVNYLTLGEGLHNYHHVFPYDYRINDRPQWEMFNPTTSFIRLCAAIGLAYDLKTASPTVVREIVSKRGIEALYDKTKSLSFRIINAILDWILGIATALWIVFPALLFKLATQRPLFI
- the LOC124497907 gene encoding delta(9)-fatty-acid desaturase fat-7 codes for the protein MNSVKDENQNTSIFIGCPESVDIEKLKTIYGVDDPRFKVEQSAWKRPLKWSNIIILSILHIVFIVCYVDVCISLVHIETAVFSIVIGAMSGIATSAGSHRLWSHRTFKAKWPLKLWLLIFQAITMNGSALTYARDHRTHHKYSDTDGDPKNPTRGLFYSHIGWWLVKKTESVKQAGRKLDFSDLYEDKLVFLQHKFYIPIFILFGMIIPTVIPVILWNEDPWSSFSICVILRIFVVLHHLFTVNSLAHYFGYRPYDFRILPADHRFVNYISFGEGLHNYHHVFPFDYRINDRPQWELFNPPGTFIHTCALLGLAYDLKIASPAVVKGVVSRRGVRALYDPIRSLKFRVMNAIFDWIFGISTALWLIYPALFFKLATQRVIYI
- the rl gene encoding mitogen-activated protein kinase rl gives rise to the protein METSPAPQASASLRNSPPPPMSVSPSGQSSTSSNMNSSAIGGLAPPPSSSSSSSTGQSSSNSGAVAEPSPGGKNSVTETVRGQIFEVGPRYTSLEYIGEGAYGMVVSAYDNNTRKKVAIKKISPFEHQTYCQRTLREIKILTRFKHENIIDIRDIICASSIQRMKDVYIVQCLMETDLYKLLKTQPLSNDHVCYFLYQILRGLKYIHSANVLHRDLKPSNLLLDTTCDLKICDFGLARVADPVQDHTGLLTEYVATRWYRAPEIMLNSKGYTKSIDIWSVGCILAEMISNRPLFPGKHYLDQLNHILNILGSPSQEDLNCIINPKARQYLQTLQQKPKIPWTRLFPDADANALDLLDKMLTFNPNKRITVEDALAHSYFSQYYDPSDEPVAEEPFNLDMEYDDLPRERLKELVWEEATNFHRRQCTMMQREQ